Sequence from the Rutidosis leptorrhynchoides isolate AG116_Rl617_1_P2 chromosome 3, CSIRO_AGI_Rlap_v1, whole genome shotgun sequence genome:
tgaaaacatatatacatatatattttctttagatgtatacatggatttaatgagttaatatgatattaaactcatttgcttttcggttggaactagaataaataatctctaaaactttagagattacatattcgccatggattgttgatggtaccggtGCTATTatcgatggtactgttggtgccggtgatgttgctgaagctggtacattttgcaccatattctccgaattgattattcgagcgtgaagttcgttgacttattactccaggatgattgtcgatgggaacgagcggatgaataaggttcataattgtggatagaatataatcttgttgagttaccctggaaatgagactgaaaatggtgtctcggacaggttcgccggtacacgcttcaggttcattgtgaggtgaattcggttggtggaagggattgccttctgcgcgtttccattaattaagtcgactacgaacccatcaaatgaattgataatggctgattggttgattcatgacgatgacgctgttttcggagcttaggtgaatatccatgtcggaatagctgtcagaataactatcggaatagctatcgaaatctgagagactcaaactggttgcaggattcatctcgtacgatcagatgaaggattttcgataagaaatagactataggatgtagattagtaccctgcaatatataatttacatatgcatatataatactaaaatcccataagttacggaggaatctacgggagttgtcagacaaagttacagtaacagatacgctaagatatgaagtagcagatacgctaagatatgaattttgtctatacactattcatgcagtcaatgcagtaaaacgtgtctagactaagaatgataagcaagtgattctttaaaaatgataagcaggtaatttttgacacaaaatgataagcaaaacttttgacatgcagacacggtcgaagtccagactcactaatgtatcctaacaacttatcagttagacacactaatgcagacatggttcgctaagaccaccgctctgataccaactgaaaggacccgttctaatccatccggacgaagtccacatcgattataaatgattcacaacagttgattacatcacgaggtacttgacctctatatgatacattttacaaacattgcattcgttttcaaaagacaaactttcatttcaacgtaagttgacaggcatgcataccatttcataatatatctaaactataaatgacttagtaataatcttgatgaacttcaatgaatcgaatgcaacgtcttttgaaatatgtcatgaatgactccaattaatatctctaagatgagcaaaagcatagcgaaagatttctttcatacctgagaataaacatgctttaaagtgtcaaccaaaaggttggtgagttcattggtttaacataaataatcatttcataattttaatagacgacaagatttcatattcagttctcataaatatacgtcacatgcatagagacaaaatatcattcatatggattgaacacctggtaatcgacattcacaatatgcatattagaatatccccatcattccgggatcctccttcggacatgatataaatttcgaagtactaaagcatccggtactttggatggggcttgttgggcccgatagatctatctttagagttcgcgtcaattagggtgtctgttccctaattcttagattatcagacttaattaaaaagggcatattcgatttcgatcattcaaccatataatgtagtttcaattacttgtgtctatttcgtaaaacagttataaaaacaacgcatgtattctcagcccaaaaatataaagggtaaaaaggtaaatgaaactcacataatgtattttgtagtaaaaatacatatgacaatattgaacaaatgcagggttggcctcggattcacgaacctatatcattcatttatatattaaaacgtatattgaaaatctcataatttcatttattaatatatgttatttatgtaattgtaattataatattcatactaaatttcatttaaaatcatatatttttattatatcttaaattatgtgttatatatgtttgttttgtatatatatatatcaaaaataattattgtagttatatcagtatctatatatatttagtattatattaatataCCTAATTTTGTCAAATGTAGCCATATGTATAatgataatatgtttttcatatagttgtttggaatatcaatatatttatagtatatataataaatgtgtttttatgtacaaaatatttatttgttaaaatgatagttttgatattaacgttttactaatgatcataataataactttattaataatgaaaatattaataataataataatgattttgttaataatgatacttatgttaataatattcataataatcttaataactataacaatgttattaatacaaatattaattacaataataatgataatgttaataaaaaaaaccacttatattaatactaatactaaaattcataaaattatcctaatactaatattaatgggaattatatcattttcatactaataatgataataataatcataattttaatgataatagtaatataattgtatttattatttatgataataattaaagttaactaatacttattagtaacactaacaataataataactataatacttagtaataataccaaaaattaataataacaataacaataataacaataataataacaattagtaagaaaactacctcaaaatggtttttctaaaaagaaatgtctcagaccggattcgaacccgagacctctcgttaacccagcTCACCATGAAACCATCCCTCTATTTCATCATTTGTGTTTTATTTTCCCACTTATGTTTATTTCCCCCTTTATACCTTGATGTATAACCTGCAAGCCCAACCGAAGAAAAAAGAACTCGGCCCATCAGCAGTACCCTCTCGGCCCAATCTtgaaaataaagaaaaaataaataaagaacccAGTAACCAGGCTCGAACCTCCAACCATTCGATTAACCAATACTCCTCTTAACCATCTACTCTAACTCATTTATCTGACAATATAAGAATCCTATATGTATTTATCTAGTTTCCTGTTTAATCTCTTTCTCCTCCAATATCTCATCGACCAGAGATCATCTCAATCCATGAATCGAATTAAACCAGACTTAAGACTTTGCAATAATTAGAAAAGCTAATAATTGTTGTAACCAATTAATATGGAaaacgaaaaaagaaaaaaaaaatataaaagcagaAGCAGCCTGTCTGCTGTTCGTCGAGACCCAAaacaaaaaaaatgattttgagttTAGAACGTTTTGAGACTTCGATTCCTTCATGGAATATTTCCCAAATTGCTCCTATAAATCTTCTATATCGTCAATTGATCTGCAAACATAAACACTAATCCAAATTTCttgaagaacaaaacagttgaccttTTACTTGTGAAGTTTGACTCTCGAATTTCGTAATTGATATGAGAAATTGAAAGTTGAATTTTTACAGGAAGTTTGAGTGGATGATTCCAAATGTaattgcatttttacattttgaaaaatCAATCAAATTCGAGCTTTGGATTTTAAAAGGGAATACAGAGGTATGCGAATGGTGCAGCCTTCCTTTTTATGTTCTTCATCGATTAATAAGAGGTTAAAGGGTGTTATCTGATATTGATGGTGTGTATCTGAATGATTGAGTGTAGCAGGCAGAAAGTAATCGGCTGAGGTCACGAGGGTataaaggaagaagaaaaagaagaatggaGACAAAGCAAATAAGATCTGCGTATATATTTATgcctttatatattatattatatagtatattaataatattaattaataataacacaaactaataaggataataataatataagtaataatcttattttaataaaaattatatttacaatatttattattaattatagaaatagaatactaataataataataataataactataaaactatttataaaactaataaaagtaaaataaggataattttaatattaacattattagtaacactaataataatcctaattttaataatatggatattattaaatgatattaataatattaataataatccaatAATTTATACATATTTGGTTTCATATTTAAATCATACATTtatcaatactgatattaatattattatgtttatttttataataatacaaagagtaataaaataactatattttaacttatacataatattatactttattatttatgttatatttactagttatataatatattcattttactaataattcaattattttattcattactttaaattttcaattcaatttgaataatttatttgtattaattttaatgtaatttaatctacacttataattatatatatatacccacatttatttacaacaactgttcgtgaatcgttggaaatagtctcAGGGTTAAATGAATAGTTCAAAGGTCAATTGATTAaatgaacacagttccaaaattttcgaaactcaacattatagactttgcttatcgtgtcgagattatataaagacttagtttaaatttggtcggaaattcccgggtcgtcacaatcattACCTTTTTAACGGAGTTTAACTTAAAAGTGTTATCTTTCTTTTTCTAAAAGTAAAAAAAGGCTACATTTTAACAGAATATGGCTCATTGAAAAAAACATCATAAGAGGTGATTAATGTATAGTTTGATTTGATTAAGTAAGCAACCTCTTGAATCTACACAtacatacattattataaagcacgtACCATAAATCCTACGTGTCATCTTctcaattaatctaaattaagtTGTCTTATGTGTCActctattaattaatttgaattacAGAATCCTACGTGTCATTCTATTATTAAATCgaattaaatataaaattgatataattaccaaaatatatagattattaatttAATAGTATTAAGCATCATGGTGGTGATTGTTGTTTGGAAATAATATTACGTTTAGAATTATAGATGATaaactttattatttatttaataattttcgTGTATGAAAATGTGAgataattttggaatgaacatgtgTACGGATTTTTTTCAAGATCGATAATGACGCGTAgaaacacgggtttgtttaaacgaagcaATTTAATCATATGTTTTACGTATTAAgttaatgtaaatgttaaagtaatttagtttattgccccgtggaatcacggattccgactaagaaacttgtcgttgattttacaaacataaagttcgatcaaagttaaatatttatatttatattttaataataataataactattaataataataaatgccttttaaatttttttagtaaataaaattacaatttaggagagattaatatttctttttataaatgattttgtattattttttaaataaattaatatatattatgacATTATCATTATGAAAAATAAAGGGTAATTTAGTTTAATGATGATATCATCATTTTAGAtgtttattagactatatagatagattatctaaaataacttattatttagGAAAAATGGATTTAAGATTTTCATAGTAATGAATTAATAGTTTTTTCAAAATTAAAATAAGGATACGATATTTTTTTAATGTAACATTCTTTGTTGGTTAAAGATATAAATAAAACTtagaataaatattaatataataaaaattttaatattaatattttatttaatataataacatgtaacaCTAAGTATATGTTTTATACAAGAGTTgttatataatgataataacattgaaTAAATATAACTTAGACTTTGCTAACATGTTTTCTTGTGACACGTTCCATGACAAATTTCAGTTGactcatattttctctaaatattacatagtatataatttatatatacttaaAAAGATATCAATgatgagaaataaaaaaaaattgtagacGTTAAGTTAAAAACATCACTCAAAATCACTTTTGTTATTTGTCAatatcacgggctcttaaacttaaaagagcttttaaattttgtcaatactacggactcttaaactcaaaagaataattgtttaaaaaaattaattaattttgcaCGATTACTTTATCCACCTTGCAACGCACGAGCTCCAAATATTAAAAAACAATAATACCGAGTGAATGAATTCAGGTAAAGACAATTTAATATGTAATTGCTACTTGACATTCTTAGGCTGCTCGATCTTTGTTAATACAATTAAAAAATTGACTATTAAGTTTTCAAGTGTTCCTCAAAGATCTTTATTTTGTTCTATTTGTCCACTAAATATAATCCTTTGATATATATGAAATAGGCTATTAAGTTTTTATGTGTTCCTCAATGatgtttttgttaactaaagttaagATACTCGAAAAAATGAAATTAGTTTGTACTAAAAGTATATATACAATTAGAGATGTACATAAAATTTTATCATTAATGATTAGTTTTAAAACAACTTTATACGGGCTCATGTTTGATGTTTATCGATTAATTCTTAGTTGGAGTTAACACGGTTTCAATGGATGTGCTGCTAATATATGCGTTAGTATTCAATATTAATACTTTCAATACAAATGTTATCAGTAAGCAAATGGTTTATTCATTATTGTATTATAGAGTTGAAAAATTTCAATACTAAATACAAATGTTCTATATTCTAATATTTGTAGAATTTTTAGTGGTTTCGAACGTTTGTGAACTTTCATAAAATACTTTGTTTATCTTTTCTTTATTCATTCTCATTCATTTATAATGtaagtaatattataataatttgCGTTTTCTgagaataatttttttttattcaacAGATGTGGAATACACGGGCTCTACAAGGAAGTTTTGCAACACTGTTTTAATATATAATCACAATTTATGTTTTTGCATGGTTTTTTATcgacccgtgcaacgcacgggctcaaaaacctagtaatAGAAGTAAAGTAAGTTCAGTTAATTTAAATACAAGGACACACCATTGCTCACACACACTCAGCCACACGTATTTACCTTAATTAAATTGTTGACATTATAAAAAATCTCTCTACTTTATTTTAAATTTGGAAGCTTCATACTACCTTCCTGTTAccttatacaaatatatacatacatatacatatacatctaaaaatataaataagCTTGTTGATTGGGCAGTTGATAGTTATCTCTAATACTATTAATATTGTTTCCTTCTAAAAActgttaattatttattatttctttTAAGTAAAATAATCGGTTAACTGTTTGATGGTTTTCAAGAGACCTTTTGGTGATGGGGAAGGAGAGGCTTTTAAACTTGGTAATCAACAAGTTAAGCGAAGGATTACATCATCAAAGTAAGTGATTAGTGATGCAATTTGTTATGAATCTATCGAATTGTAAACAGAACATACGTTTTCTCAAAATGTACGTATATGGTTTTTTTCGCAGCTCTTCTCAAAATGCGTTATTTGGGCTTTCGTCACGAGAACTAACCTCAACATTGGAACCGTTGTTACGAAGATGGGTAAGTTCATATGGTCTTTACCTAATTATGTATGGTGTTAAATATTTGGTATCAAGTTACATTAGAAAACTGAACCaaatgaaaaaaatggaaaaaaaaaaaatgaaaaaaagaaaAATCTGGACTGAATTTGAATTTAGTTTTCGGTCCGGTGTTAACAACGTTTAAAACCCGGTTTTCCGTTTTACATTTTTGAATTCGATTAAATCGGAAACGGACTTAAACTAATAACATTATAAATTATTTATGTATAAACCTCAAATCGATTTCAAAATTAAAAATCGAATTCAAATCGCTTTTTATGATTATTTTGCTTAAATTACAATTTTTTGGTTTTAACCGAAATCAATTCAACTCCGATTTTCAATTCGGTTTCCGTTTCAGACTTTGAATTTGGTTTCGGTTTAGTTTTCAGGTTTCTCCCAAAAAATTCAGAACCTAACCAattaaatcaaatttttttttaaaaaaaaagtactCTTTTGTTTGATAGGTACAAGAAGAGGTTCAACGTTCATGTCAAAAGTTCTTTTCGACGTTACCAAGGTTCGATATCCAGTTGTCCATCAAATATCAAATATCCTAATTATAAGCTTTGTTAATGAATAAGTTATATGAGATTAGTTCATATTTATAACTACCATATTATTTGTGTTACAGATCTCCTATCAATGTACTTGAACCATGTAAGACAACATCATTGCAGCTGCGTTTTCAGACAAAGTTGCCTAATACATTCTTCACCGGAagtcaaataaagtcaaaagaGAATACTACTCTGAAAATAGTATTGTTTGATGTCAATTCAAATTCGATTGTTACAAGTGGACCCTATTCATCACTGAAAGTAGAGATTGTTCCACTTGATGGTGATTTTTCGGTTGATGATGAACAAGATTGGTCTAAGAAAGAGTTTGAAGACAAAGTTATATGTGCACGTGACGGTAGAAGGCCGTTGATAACGGGCGATTTGAGCGTCACTTTAGAAAATGGAGTTGCGGATTTAGGTGAATTTTGTTTTACCGATAATTCAAGCTGGAGAAGGAGTGGTAAATTTATGATCGGTGCACGAATTAAGGATGCTACTAATCGTGACAGAATTAGAGAAGCGAAAAGTCAACCGTTTAAAGTCAAAGATCAGCGCGGAGAATGTATGTCTTGTAACTAGAGGATtttgagtttatgttcttgagaaTTGATTAATGTTTgactaattttttattttttggttTTTTCAGCATACCAAAAACACCATCCTCCATATTTGGGTGACGAAATTTGGCGCTTAGAAAAGATAGCAAAAGATGGCGTTTTTCATAAACGATTGGCATCATACCGCATACGAACTGTGAAGGACTTTTTGCAAATGTACGCTACTAACCGATCGTTACTACGAGAGGTAAGAAGAAAGAAACTtttaagttgtttttgttaattgaGTTTGTAAATTGTAAATGACTGATTAATTCACAAATGTTTATTTTAGTTACTTGGTGGATCATCTAATAAGATATGGGTAACGATTATAAAGCATGCTAAAGATTGTGTTTTAGACGACAAGATGTACGTATACCCATGTGGTGCGAATGGAACAGGGCTTTTGGTTGATTCTGTTTTGACAGTTGTCGGTGCAACGTTTGATGGCCAAAGTTATCTGCCTCTTGATAAACTCTCCATGTATCAAATGGTATATACTTCACTTCCCATAGTTTTTATTTATGATTATTGTATTTAAAACTGATGTTTAGTTATATGGTTTGCAGCCTGTGGTGGAAGATTTAAAGCAACAACTTTACAAAAGCTTGAACAAGATGGTACCAGTTGACGCATCGTCCGTTTTTGGAGTCTCGATGCCTAAGTCTAACCTACATCACGACGACTTCAAAAGCGCAAGATTAGGCCTTAACATTCCTCATCTTAATCAAGGTATATCATTTTTTAAACGACAAATGTTAACCAAAACTAGAAAAGTTGAATTTTTTAGGACATATGGATTATTAGTTTGGTATATTGGTACTAATTACATCTTTAATTGATACAGATGAACTTGAAATGCACATGTTTGATGAAGATATAGCTGCTGCAAACATTGATCttcgcctttcaaaaaaaaaaacattgaTCTTCAATTTGGGACATCTGTTTGGCAAGAAAATGAAATATTTATTGATCCAAGTGAACAAAGTGTAGATATTTTTTCCTCTAATTATGGAATGTTTTTCTCGAGTAACGGATCACCCCGGGCTAGGTGGTGTAAGATTCGGGCTGCGGTCAAGTGGAGTTCGGTGAGACGAGATGTGGCTGCTAAAAAAATGGACCCACTGTTTTCgtttcttgattatttagtttaaatTTGTTAATTGTAGTATGAAGTGTAAAGGTTTGGTGGCTGGATTTGTGTGTTTGCGATCGCCACTAGCAATTGTTTTTATGTATCATGCACAATGTATGGTTCTTGTTCATTGTTTATGTATCTTCCAAGAAATAACATTGAAATTCAATGTGGTCCCAATTGAAGCTATTTATATACTTTTTGGccatttcaacaacttttatagttTATTGAAAAGTTAATTGGTCCCGATTTTAAACTTTATCTGTTAAGTTTGCAGTTTTGAGATTTCAAATAACTCAGAGGTAAACAAGAAAGGGGTTTACAGTACGTAAATTGGGACTGTAGAGGTTAACAATCCTTATCTTTGGTAGCATAAAAAAAAATAGGTCaaatgctttcattgagagtcgaactcaagacctcccgctTACTAAACGGGTGCTCTAACCAACTGAGCTATGAAAGCAACTTGTGTATATTTTCACTCTTTTATTTAAATCCGTTTGTGCAGTTCTGATTTAACACAATCAAACAAGGTTTTTAAATTATTAATGCATATATACAAGAGACCTTGCATCAATTAGCTTCTATTTACATCCATAATCTATTCAGTCGACTTTAAACACTAACAACTATATGCATTTTACAGGCGATTAGGAGTAAGACATCGAATGTTTAATTAATCATTTTCTCTGTATTTATATTTGATCAATAACAAAAGAACATAAATATAGTTGTTTaatcccaaaaattataaaccattttTTCCCATACGCCCTAAATACAGTAGGAATTCCTCTATACATGACAATGGCCAAGCTACTCAGCAAAATTATACACGCACCCTCTTCCCCGTCTCGTGGAAAGTACATAAAAAAGCATAATCTCGTTCGAGGAGTTTCCAATAATTCCCATCTTTTGTCACAACGATACGTATTTTTTTGCATGCTTGAGGATGAGAAGGGTCGGATTATAACAACAGTACTCTTGCAAGTAAATTACTTAGAAGGGTAACGAGAGACGTATCAGATCAGAATAAGATCTCCTTAAGGATCAAGAGTACCAACATTACAAAGCACATGATGACAAGTACCGTAGCACACATTACCATCCCACCTCGTTTCTGACTTCCGTCCGCCTG
This genomic interval carries:
- the LOC139898149 gene encoding LOW QUALITY PROTEIN: calmodulin-binding protein 60 B-like (The sequence of the model RefSeq protein was modified relative to this genomic sequence to represent the inferred CDS: deleted 2 bases in 1 codon) is translated as MVFKRPFGDGEGEAFKLGNQQVKRRITSSNSSQNALFGLSSRELTSTLEPLLRRWVQEEVQRSCQKFFSTLPRSPINVLEPCKTTSLQLRFQTKLPNTFFTGSQIKSKENTTLKIVLFDVNSNSIVTSGPYSSLKVEIVPLDGDFSVDDEQDWSKKEFEDKVICARDGRRPLITGDLSVTLENGVADLGEFCFTDNSSWRRSGKFMIGARIKDATNRDRIREAKSQPFKVKDQRGESYQKHHPPYLGDEIWRLEKIAKDGVFHKRLASYRIRTVKDFLQMYATNRSLLRELLGGSSNKIWVTIIKHAKDCVLDDKMYVYPCGANGTGLLVDSVLTVVGATFDGQSYLPLDKLSMYQMPVVEDLKQQLYKSLNKMVPVDASSVFGVSMPKSNLHHDDFKSARLGLNIPHLNQDELEMHMFDEDIAAANISSPFKKKNIDLQFGTSVWQENEIFIDPSEQSVDIFSSNYGMFFSSNGSPRARWCKIRAAVKWSSVRRDVAAKKMDPLFSFLDYLV